One Brassica oleracea var. oleracea cultivar TO1000 chromosome C7, BOL, whole genome shotgun sequence genomic window carries:
- the LOC106303497 gene encoding uncharacterized protein LOC106303497, with amino-acid sequence MAKDDMVLALVVHARNKHLPIETPPVKPPEPPDPPDVSVSLVLFTSSSPSPQATQVLDLMFNFSRVSSKLSDDGVVLVFTGDTIFVNWRSSPVDAMLDVWVTLDLWFLALFGSVLMDSVSFGYIFVPLSGFYVALMQLSTAVCSPIIVFNLLKETIIVICCLVNMVMAGIDCPLGSCLEQSLFPIFPHVWSELDEHVWLVLQGFSSRLTLFPAFSAVVVTLRVTRDAIVQETHETVVMRFLMFTCCDLYFHSILGLSVSYSIGLFVALLYSPFMERKLF; translated from the exons ATGGCTAAAGATGATATGGTCTTGGCCCTAGTCGTCCATG CGCGGAACAAGCATCTTCCGATTGAAACTCCTCCCGTCAAGCCACCAGAACCTCCAGACCCACCGGACGTCTCCGTCAGCCTCGTTCTTTTCACTTCCTCCAGCCCTTCTCCACAAGCTACTCAAGTCCTAGATCTGATGTTTAATTTTTCAAGGGTTTCAAGTAAGCTCAGTGATGATGGTGTTGTTCTTGTGTTCACTGGTGACACCATCTTTGTCAACTGGCGTTCTTCTCCTGTG GATGCAATGCTAGATGTGTGGGTGACTTTGGATTTGTGGTTTCTGGCTTTATTTGGTAGTGTACTGATGGACTCAGTGTCCTTTGGTTATATCTTTGTGCCTCTTAGTGGTTTTTATGTTGCGTTGATGCAACTCTCTACTGCAGTATGCAGTCCTATTATTGTATTCAACCTG TTGAAAGAGACAATCATTGTGATTTGTTGCTTGGTGAATATGGTTATGGCGGGTATTGATTGTCCGCTTGGCTCCTGTTTGGAGCAGTCTCTTTTCCCAATATTTCCTCATGTATGGAGTGAATTGGATGAACATGTGTGGCTGGTATTGCAAGGATTCTCCTCCCGGCTAACGCTCTTCCCTGCCTTTAGTGCAGTGGTTGTGACTCTCAGAGTTACCCGAGATGCAATCGTTCAAGAAACTCATGAAACCGTTGTGATGCGATTTCTAATGTTTACTTGTTGTGATTTGTATTTTCATTCTATCTTAGGTTTATCTGTTTCGTATTCCATTGGGCTCTTTGTAGCTTTGTTGTACTCTCCTTTCATGGAGCGTAAACTCTTCTAA
- the LOC106301353 gene encoding uncharacterized protein At1g04910 isoform X2: MASLNMKMKKRDNYGAEPDKKKLAMAGIRHQLLLLLRRRHRLFPLVSAFSGCLLLLLLFSLSFPPVIHRSPLGRKNQVAVESKLLVPENGGRSDRHLWSSKLSNSYYGCSNASGTFQVLDKTSQTGRYLLIATSGGLNQQRTGIIDAVVAAYILNATLVIPKLDQNSYWKDISNFEEIFDADWFISHLSKDVKIIKELPKGEESRLIGLQSIRVPRKCTPSCYLQRVLPLLKKKHVVQLSKFDYRLANQLDTELQKLRCRVNYHAVRYTQTINKMGQILVDRMRTKAKHFVALHLRFEPDMLAFSGCYYGGGQKERLELGAMRRRWKTLHAANPDKVREHGRCPLTPEEIGLMLRGLGFGREVHLYVASGEVYGGDATLAPLRALFPNLHTKETLTSKKELAPFARFSSRMAALDFIVCDESDAFVTNNNGNMARILAGRRRYMGHKVTIRPNAKKLHKIFANRHNMTWDEFSTKVRKYQTGFMGEPDEMKAGEGEFHENPTSCICRKKKANEQLKEDEHDSWPWEYSDIGNVPMATRSGLDHQSEVDHEN, encoded by the exons ATGGCGTCTTTAAATATGAAGATGAAGAAAAGGGATAATTATGGCGCAGAACCTGACAAGAAAAAGCTGGCCATGGCCGGAATCCGACATCAGTTGCTGCTACTCCTTCGCCGCCGTCACCGTCTATTTCCTCTGGTATCTGCCTTCTCCGGCTGTCTCCTCCTCCTCCTCCTCTTCTCACTTTCCTTCCCTCCTGTGATCCATCGCTCACCACTAGGC AGGAAGAATCAAGTTGCCGTGGAATCCAAGCTTCTTGTACCC GAAAATGGCGGAAGATCGGATCGCCACTTATGGAGCTCGAAATTGTCCAACTCCTACTATGGCTGCAGCAATGCCAGTGGCACCTTTCAAG TTTTGGATAAGACGAGCCAGACAGGTCGATATTTACTGATCGCTACAAGCGGAGGGTTAAACCAACAACGAACAGGG ATAATAGACGCTGTGGTTGCGGCTTACATCCTAAATGCCACTCTTGTGATCCCTAAACTGGACCAAAACTCATACTGGAAGGACATCAG CAACTTCGAAGAAATATTTGACGCTGATTGGTTCATTTCGCATCTCTCCAAAGATGTCAAGATCATCAAGGAGCTTCCTAAAGGAGAAGAGTCAAGACTCATTGGCCTACAGTCCATTCGTGTTCCCAGGAAGTGCACACCCTCTTGCTACCTGCAGCGTGTTTTGCCCCTTCTTAAGAAGAAGCAT GTTGTACAACTCTCTAAATTCGATTACAGGCTGGCTAACCAGCTGGATACAGAGCTACAGAAGCTGAGGTGTAGAGTGAACTACCATGCGGTTAGATATACGCAGACTATCAACAAGATGGGCCAAATTCTGGTTGACCGGATGAGAACCAAAGCCAAACACTTTGTTGCCCTTCATCTCAG GTTTGAACCTGATATGCTGGCCTTCTCCGGATGCTATTACGGGGGAGGTCAGAAAGAGAGACTTGAACTGGGAGCTATGAGAAGAAGGTGGAAAACTTTACAC GCGGCAAACCCTGACAAGGTACGGGAGCACGGGAGATGTCCCCTGACTCCAGAGGAGATCGGTCTGATGCTCAGGGGCTTAGGTTTTGGAAGAGAAGTTCACTTGTACGTTGCATCAGGCGAGGTATACGGAGGGGATGCTACACTAGCACCATTGAGAGCTCTGTTTCCAAATCTCCATACAAAGGAGACATTGACCTCCAAGAAAGAGCTAGCTCCTTTTGCGCGCTTCTCATCACGCATGGCAGCTCTTGACTTCATCGTCTGTGATGAGAGCGACGCATTTGTCACCAACAACAACGGCAACATGGCTAGAATCTTAGCTGGAAGAAG GAGATACATGGGACACAAAGTGACCATCCGTCCAAACGCCAAGAAACTCCACAAAATCTTCGCAAACAGACACAACATGACATGGGATGAGTTCTCTACCAAGGTCCGGAAATACCAAACCGGGTTCATGGGGGAGCCAGATGAAATGAAAGCAGGAGAGGGAGAGTTCCATGAGAACCCGACCTCCTGCATTTGTCGAAAGAAGAAGGCCAATGAACAACTAAAAGAGGACGAGCATGACTCATGGCCATGGGAGTACTCGGACATTGGCAATGTCCCCATGGCCACTAGAAGCGGTTTGGATCATCAATCAGAAGTTGACCATGAGAACTAA
- the LOC106301353 gene encoding uncharacterized protein At1g04910 isoform X1 codes for MASLNMKMKKRDNYGAEPDKKKLAMAGIRHQLLLLLRRRHRLFPLVSAFSGCLLLLLLFSLSFPPVIHRSPLGVRLPSFQQLNISFFSNFNSLFCFQRKNQVAVESKLLVPENGGRSDRHLWSSKLSNSYYGCSNASGTFQVLDKTSQTGRYLLIATSGGLNQQRTGIIDAVVAAYILNATLVIPKLDQNSYWKDISNFEEIFDADWFISHLSKDVKIIKELPKGEESRLIGLQSIRVPRKCTPSCYLQRVLPLLKKKHVVQLSKFDYRLANQLDTELQKLRCRVNYHAVRYTQTINKMGQILVDRMRTKAKHFVALHLRFEPDMLAFSGCYYGGGQKERLELGAMRRRWKTLHAANPDKVREHGRCPLTPEEIGLMLRGLGFGREVHLYVASGEVYGGDATLAPLRALFPNLHTKETLTSKKELAPFARFSSRMAALDFIVCDESDAFVTNNNGNMARILAGRRRYMGHKVTIRPNAKKLHKIFANRHNMTWDEFSTKVRKYQTGFMGEPDEMKAGEGEFHENPTSCICRKKKANEQLKEDEHDSWPWEYSDIGNVPMATRSGLDHQSEVDHEN; via the exons ATGGCGTCTTTAAATATGAAGATGAAGAAAAGGGATAATTATGGCGCAGAACCTGACAAGAAAAAGCTGGCCATGGCCGGAATCCGACATCAGTTGCTGCTACTCCTTCGCCGCCGTCACCGTCTATTTCCTCTGGTATCTGCCTTCTCCGGCTGTCTCCTCCTCCTCCTCCTCTTCTCACTTTCCTTCCCTCCTGTGATCCATCGCTCACCACTAGGCGTACGTTTACCTTCATTTCAACAACTTAATATATCCTTCTTCAGTAATTTCAATTCTCTGTTTTGTTTTCAGAGGAAGAATCAAGTTGCCGTGGAATCCAAGCTTCTTGTACCC GAAAATGGCGGAAGATCGGATCGCCACTTATGGAGCTCGAAATTGTCCAACTCCTACTATGGCTGCAGCAATGCCAGTGGCACCTTTCAAG TTTTGGATAAGACGAGCCAGACAGGTCGATATTTACTGATCGCTACAAGCGGAGGGTTAAACCAACAACGAACAGGG ATAATAGACGCTGTGGTTGCGGCTTACATCCTAAATGCCACTCTTGTGATCCCTAAACTGGACCAAAACTCATACTGGAAGGACATCAG CAACTTCGAAGAAATATTTGACGCTGATTGGTTCATTTCGCATCTCTCCAAAGATGTCAAGATCATCAAGGAGCTTCCTAAAGGAGAAGAGTCAAGACTCATTGGCCTACAGTCCATTCGTGTTCCCAGGAAGTGCACACCCTCTTGCTACCTGCAGCGTGTTTTGCCCCTTCTTAAGAAGAAGCAT GTTGTACAACTCTCTAAATTCGATTACAGGCTGGCTAACCAGCTGGATACAGAGCTACAGAAGCTGAGGTGTAGAGTGAACTACCATGCGGTTAGATATACGCAGACTATCAACAAGATGGGCCAAATTCTGGTTGACCGGATGAGAACCAAAGCCAAACACTTTGTTGCCCTTCATCTCAG GTTTGAACCTGATATGCTGGCCTTCTCCGGATGCTATTACGGGGGAGGTCAGAAAGAGAGACTTGAACTGGGAGCTATGAGAAGAAGGTGGAAAACTTTACAC GCGGCAAACCCTGACAAGGTACGGGAGCACGGGAGATGTCCCCTGACTCCAGAGGAGATCGGTCTGATGCTCAGGGGCTTAGGTTTTGGAAGAGAAGTTCACTTGTACGTTGCATCAGGCGAGGTATACGGAGGGGATGCTACACTAGCACCATTGAGAGCTCTGTTTCCAAATCTCCATACAAAGGAGACATTGACCTCCAAGAAAGAGCTAGCTCCTTTTGCGCGCTTCTCATCACGCATGGCAGCTCTTGACTTCATCGTCTGTGATGAGAGCGACGCATTTGTCACCAACAACAACGGCAACATGGCTAGAATCTTAGCTGGAAGAAG GAGATACATGGGACACAAAGTGACCATCCGTCCAAACGCCAAGAAACTCCACAAAATCTTCGCAAACAGACACAACATGACATGGGATGAGTTCTCTACCAAGGTCCGGAAATACCAAACCGGGTTCATGGGGGAGCCAGATGAAATGAAAGCAGGAGAGGGAGAGTTCCATGAGAACCCGACCTCCTGCATTTGTCGAAAGAAGAAGGCCAATGAACAACTAAAAGAGGACGAGCATGACTCATGGCCATGGGAGTACTCGGACATTGGCAATGTCCCCATGGCCACTAGAAGCGGTTTGGATCATCAATCAGAAGTTGACCATGAGAACTAA
- the LOC106305084 gene encoding phosphoprotein ECPP44: protein MADYSRASEQQEADSAASKGCGIFEFLKKKPGDVSSSDVTKENKGEEKPSLAERIHSSSTSDEESGENGEVKEKKKKKEKEKVCCHNKEDDVDQCETEEKKGIMEKIKEKLPAAKGQDQAKQPEHEDGKEKGSIVCIEKIKKKLTSHTKHEDDDEKKKET, encoded by the exons ATGGCGGATTATTCTCGTGCTAGTGAGCAGCAGGAAGCCGATTCTGCAGCTTCTAAAGGGTGTGGAATATTTGAATTTCTCAAGAAGAAACCGGGAGATGTATCTTCCTCCGATGTGACCAAGGAAAACAAGGGAGAGGAGAAGCCTTCTCTCGCTGAAAGAATTCACAGCTCT TCAACAAGTGATGAAGAATCCGGTGAAAATGGGGAAGTGAAGGAGAAGAAAAAGAAGAAGGAGAAGGAGAAGGTGTGTTGTCACAACAAGGAAGATGATGTAGATCAGTGTGAAACAGAGGAGAAGAAGGGCATTATGGAGAAGATCAAGGAGAAGCTTCCTGCAGCTAAAGGTCAAGACCAAGCCAAGCAGCCTGAACATGAGGATGGGAAGGAGAAAGGGAGTATAGTCTGTATAGAGAAGATTAAAAAGAAGCTTACTAGTCATACTAAGCACGAAGACGATGATGAGAAGAAAAAGGAAACTTAG
- the LOC106304515 gene encoding LOW QUALITY PROTEIN: protein NLP3 (The sequence of the model RefSeq protein was modified relative to this genomic sequence to represent the inferred CDS: inserted 2 bases in 1 codon; substituted 1 base at 1 genomic stop codon), with translation MLASISSLXYTQSWLTNFICRSLVHHILVIYLLSVNIGAYMLMQMEESNNSGVVDFPDNFMDQLLWEECRXEEEKVSLWSSLGLKERVTCAMGHLQEVMGGEKELLIQLWVPVERGRRRVLSTEEQPYSLNLFSQSQSQSQSLALYGDISAGYSFAAEVGSDQLVGLPGGVFLNRMPEWTPDVRFFRSEEYLRIGYAHRYQVRASLALPLFQGPSGTCMGVLEMITTHPSLEYGSQLQTIRHALQAFDLRSSETSIVPTSLKPHTDDLHREVASILKGICISYGLPLAITWGHQQDSCLSAIVSACYPSDQNSHSFLDACSEHHLLAKEGIAGRAFATKKQYFAKDVAILSHYAKMFDLHAALAIPLLTRCSRNVQFVIEFFFPRDYCLINQRPRIATQLSLRFQSSPHLMVDDDQLAEEVTASEQLVAECMSRKGKGKDVSVSWEMREPSFSSSSSSYLESRKRKRRDEKDITLDILRQHFAGSLKDAAKNIGVCPTTLKRICRQHGISRWPSRKIKKVGHSLRKLQVVMDSVEGVQGSHHLASFYSSFPQLQSPLQLDPTKSVAKSPPPSSSSSSSGSSTCCSSEEKQLGGGFHKPSSQVLLTLSSSLMKDEQRPVRATSSLPPLPSARKAKDDGMKVNAMFGDAKMRMRLKHHWGIADLRREIAKGFGMDGDALTSNFSLKYMDDDEEWVLLTCDADLEECIQIYKSSLYKETVRISVSSLL, from the exons ATGCTTGCATCAATATCATCCCT TTATACCCAATCCTGGTTAACTAACTTTATTTGTCGCAGTTTGGTTCATCATATCTTAGTTATTTATCTTTTGTCTGTAAATATCGGGGCATATATGCTCATGCAAATGGAAGAAAGCAACAACTCAGGCGTGGTGGATTTCCCTGACAACTTTATGGACCAACTCTTGTGGGAGGAGTGCAGGTGAGAAGAGGAGAAGGTATCGTTATGGTCATCATTAGGGTTGAAGGAGAGAGTTACTTGCGCCATGGGGCACCTGCAAGAGGTGATGGGAGGAGAGAAGGAGTTGCTGATTCAGCTGTGGGTTCCTGTGGAGAGAGGGAGGAGAAGAGTGCTAAGCACGGAAGAGCAGCCTTACTCGCTCAACCTCTTCTCCCAGAGCCAGAGCCAGAGCCAGAGCTTGGCCCTCTACGGAGACATCTCAGCAGGCTACAGCTTTGCAGCAGAGGTTGGGTCTGACCAGCTGGTGGGACTCCCTGGGGGTGTGTTCCTGAATAGGATGCCTGAGTGGACTCCAGATGTTCGCTTCTTCAGGAGTGAGGAGTACCTTCGCATCGGATACGCCCACAGGTACCAGGTTCGAGCTTCCCTCGCTCTTCCACTCTTCCAAGGGCCTTCTGGAACCTGCATGGGGGTGTTGGAGATGATCACCACTCACCCCAGCTTGGAGTATGGCTCCCAACTTCAAACCATCCGCCATGCCCTTCAG GCCTTTGATCTCCGGAGTTCAGAAACCTCCATCGTCCCAACCTCTCTCAAG CCCCACACCGACGACCTTCACCGAGAGGTGGCCTCGATTCTCAAAGGCATCTGCATCTCATACGGACTCCCGCTAGCTATTACGTGGGGACACCAACAAGACTCGTGCCTTTCTGCGATAGTCTCTGCCTGTTACCCCTCTGACCAGAACAGTCACAGCTTCCTGGACGCCTGCTCGGAGCACCATCTTCTTGCCAAGGAAGGAATCGCTGGAAGAGCCTTTGCCACCAAGAAACAGTATTTCGCAAAAGATGTGGCAATCCTCTCCCACTACGCTAAGATGTTCGACCTCCACGCTGCTCTTGCCATCCCTCTCCTGACCAGATGCAGCCGCAACGTCCAATTTGTTATTGAGTTCTTCTTCCCCAGAGACTACTGTCTTATTAATCAGAGGCCGAGGATCGCCACCCAACTCAGCCTACGCTTCCAGAGCTCACCTCATCTGATGGTAGACGACGACCAGCTCGCAGAAGAAGTCACGGCTAGCGAACAGCTTGTAGCAGAGTGCATGTCACGCAAGGGTAAGGGAAAAGATGTGTCTGTCTCTTGGGAGATGAGAGAACCTTCTTTCTCTTCTTCTTCTTCTTCTTATTTGGAAAGCAGAAAGCGGAAAAGAAGGGATGAAAAGGATATCACTTTAGATATTCTCAGACAACACTTTGCTGGCAGCCTCAAGGACGCCGCTAAAAACATTGGTG TATGTCCGACGACCTTGAAGAGGATCTGCAGACAACACGGAATCTCAAGGTGGCCATCGAGGAAGATCAAGAAAGTGGGGCACTCTCTTCGGAAACTGCAGGTGGTGATGGACTCTGTTGAAGGAGTTCAAGGCTCTCACCATCTTGCCTCCTTCTACTCAAGCTTCCCTCAACTCCAGTCTCCTTTGCAGCTTGATCCTACCAAAAGTGTCGCAAAGTCACCGCCGCCTTCTTCTTCTTCTTCTTCATCAGGTTCGAGCACATGTTGCTCCTCCGAAGAGAAACAACTAGGTGGTGGCTTCCACAAACCATCATCTCAAGTACTTCTTACCTTAAGCAGCAGCCTGATGAAGGATGAGCAGAGGCCCGTACGTGCCACGTCATCCCTACCCCCATTGCCATCCGCAAGGAAAGCAAAGGACGACGGAATGAAAGTGAATGCCATGTTTGGTGATGCCAAGATGAGAATGAGGTTGAAACACCACTGGGGAATCGCAGACCTTAGAAGAGAGATCGCAAAGGGGTTTGGGATGGATGGTGATGCTTTGACAAGTAACTTCAGTCTCAAGTATATGGACGATGATGAAGAATGGGTTCTGTTGACGTGCGACGCTGATCTTGAGGAGTGCATACAAATCTACAAGTCCTCTCTTTATAAAGAGACCGTCAGAATATCTGTCTCTTCCTTGCTTTGA
- the LOC106301354 gene encoding expansin-like A1 translates to MGSCFLVVFVVLLFSSSVNACDRCLHRSKAAYFSSASVLSSGACSYGSMATGFFAGHIAAAVPSIYKDGAGCGACFQVRCTNPSLCSTKGTAVMVTDLNMSNQTDLLLSSRAFRAMAKPVLGADRDLLRQGIVDVQYQRVPCDYGNKKMMNVRVEEASKKPNYLAIKLLYQGGQTEVVAIDIAQVGSSHWSYMTRSRGAVWVTDKVPTGPLQFRFVVTAGFDGKMLWSPRVLPANWEAGKIYDAGVQITDIAQEGCDPCDDHIWN, encoded by the exons ATGGGAAGCTGCTTTCTCGTCGTCTTCGTCGTTTTACTCTTCTCCTCCTCCGTTAACGCCTGCGACCGATGCCTTCACCGTTCTAAGGCTGCTTATTTCTCCTCTGCCTCTGTTCTCTCCT CCGGAGCTTGCTCCTACGGTTCAATGGCTACGGGTTTCTTTGCCGGTCACATAGCCGCTGCCGTGCCTTCCATCTACAAAGACGGCGCCGGCTGCGGAGCTTGCTTCCAGGTCAGATGCACCAACCCTTCTCTTTGCAGCACCAAAGGAACCGCGGTGATGGTCACCGACCTGAACATGAGCAACCAAACCGATCTCCTCCTAAGCAGCAGAGCCTTCAGGGCTATGGCTAAGCCGGTTCTTGGCGCCGACAGAGATCTTCTTAGACAAGGCATTGTGGACGTTCAATACCAGAG AGTCCCTTGCGATTACGGAAACAAGAAGATGATGAATGTGAGAGTTGAAGAAGCAAGCAAGAAGCCAAACTACTTGGCAATAAAGCTCTTGTACCAAGGAGGCCAAACCGAAGTCGTAGCCATCGACATTGCTCAGGTTGGTTCCTCCCACTGGAGTTACATGACCAGAAGCCGCGGAGCCGTCTGGGTCACGGACAAAGTACCAACCGGACCTCTTCAGTTCAGGTTCGTGGTGACTGCTGGCTTCGACGGCAAAATGCTCTGGTCTCCGAGAGTTCTTCCGGCCAACTGGGAAGCCGGCAAGATCTACGACGCCGGCGTTCAGATCACCGACATTGCTCAGGAAGGTTGTGATCCATGCGACGATCACATCTGGAACTGA
- the LOC106301552 gene encoding protein LAZ1, translating to MDISMYYHLLLLTYSAPAWASFMAGAFLILTLSLSFYLVFDHLSTYKNPEEQMFLIGVILMVPCYSIESFASLVNPSISVDCGILRDCYESFAMYCFGRYLVACLGGEDRTIEFMQRQGRKSFKTPLLLDHNDDKGTIKHPFPMNLFLKPWRLSHWFYQVVKFGIVQYMIIKSLTALTALILEAFGVYCEGEFKWDCGYPYLAVVLNFSQSWALYCLVQFYAATKDELAHINPLAKFLTFKSIVFLTWWQGVAIALLSSLGLFKSSIAQSLQLKTSVQDFIICIEMGIASVVHLYVFPAKPYGLMGDRFTGSVSVLGDYASVDCPIDPDEIRDSERPTKVRLPHPNVDIRSGMTIKESMRDVFVGGGEYIVKDVRFTVTQAVEPMEKSITKFNEKLHKISQNIKKHDKDKRRVKDDSCMSSSSSRRVIRGIDDPLLNGSFSDSGVTRTKKHRRKSGYTSAESGGESSSDQAYSGFEVRGRRWITKD from the exons ATGGATATTTCAATGTATTACCATCTCCTCCTCCTAACTTACTCGGCTCCGGCTTGGGCAAGCTTTATGGCGGGTGCTTTTTTGATTCTCACCCTCTCCCTTTCCTTCTATCTTGTCTTCGATCACCTTTCTACTTACAAGAACCCTGAG GAGCAAATGTTTTTGATCGGAGTCATCCTGATGGTCCCTTGCTATTCAATTGAGTCT TTTGCATCACTTGTCAACCCATCCATCAGCGTTGATTGCGGCATTCTACGTGACTGCTATGAATCCTTTGCCATGTACTGTTTTGGTCGCTACCTTGTTGCCTGCTTAG GTGGGGAAGATAGGACCATTGAGTTTATGCAGCGACAAGGCCGCAAGAGCTTTAAGACTCCCCTCTTACTAGATCACAATGATGATAAGGGAACTATTAAACATCCTTTCCCTATGAATCTTTTCTTAAAACCCTGGAGGCTCAGTCACTGGTTCTATCAAGTTGTTAAGTTTGGTATTGTTCAATAT ATGATTATAAAGTCTCTCACTGCCCTCACTGCCCTCATTCTTGAAGCCTTCGGTGTCTACTGTGAAGGAGAGTTTAAATGGGATTGTGG GTACCCTTACTTGGCAGTTGTTCTAAATTTTAGCCAGTCATGGGCATTATACTGTCTGGTTCAGTTCTATGCTGCAACAAAAGATGAGCTGGCCCACATAAATCCGCTTGCCAAGTTTCTAACATTCAAGTCAATCGTGTTTTTGACTTGGTGGCAAGGTGTTGCCATTGCTCTTCTCTCTTCCCTCGGTTTGTTCAAAAGTTCCATTGCACAGAGCTTGCAGTTGAAGACTAGTGTTCAAGATTTCATCATTTGCATTGAG ATGGGTATTGCTTCGGTTGTTCACCTGTATGTATTCCCAGCAAAACCTTACGGTCTAATGGGAGATCGCTTTACTGGATCTGTATCAGTTCTCGGGGACTATGCATCCGTGGACTGTCCTATTGATCCCGATGAGATTAGGGACAGTGAGAGACCAACGAAGGTCCGCCTTCCACATCCTAACGTTGATATCAGAAGTGGTATGACCATCAAAGAAAGCATGAGAGATGTTTTCGTTGGTGGTGGTGAATAC ATTGTGAAAGACGTCAGGTTCACAGTGACTCAAGCAGTCGAGCCTATGGAGAAGAGTATCACAAAGTTTAATGAGAAACTGCACAAGATCTCCCAGAACATCAAGAAACACGACAAGGACAAGAGAAGAGTTAAGGATGACAGTTGCATGTCATCATCATCTAGTCGGCGAGTGATTCGCGGGATCGATGATCCGCTTTTAAATGGGAGTTTTAGTGATAGCGGAGTTACAAGGACCAAAAAGCACCGACGCAAATCAGGGTACACAAGCGCGGAAAGCGGGGGAGAGAGCAGTAGTGATCAAGCTTATAGTGGATTTGAAGTAAGGGGCCGTAGATGGATCACAAAGGATTAA